The Eubacterium ventriosum genome includes the window TCCCTGAACCGGGACTGCCAATTATCATTATTTTGGTGTGCATTTTGAATCTCCCTAAAATCTAATTTATTTTTTATATATTATTTTTCTCAGTGCCGGTCCACAATACTGATGCGGCACAAGTTTGAATCCCTGCTTTATGTAAAATTGTTCTTTACCTGCCTCTGCTAACAATTGTACGCTCACTCTACTTCCATCATACATATTTCTTTCAATATAATTTAAAATAGAGTTTATTATTGCCGTTCCTATTTTCTTGCCCTGATATTCAGGTCTTACCACAATATCTACAATGGTGAAATATATGCCATCGCCCACAACTCTTCCCATACCAATTGCATTTTCATTTTCATTATCATAAATCACAATTGAGTAATAAGATTTTTTGAGTGCTTTCTGTGCCTGTACCTTGCTCCAGTTATTCCATCCAACTGATTCTCTAAGGTTGTAATATGTTTCATAATCCAATTGATTTTCTTTTATTGTATATTTCATAAATGCTCCAATTTTTCTATTTACCAGCTAAAATATCTGCAAATTTATTTTCAAGGAAAAATCTATAATCCGGTGCCAACAAACTATTAGCAAACTCATCTCGAATAGTTTTCTGTAACCATTCTTTTCTCTTTTTTATAAATTCATCATATCGGCAAATTGTTATTAAGCCTTCCTGTTCAGCCTTTATTATTTCATAATATGCATCTGAAACATATTCGCAATGTTCCACTTTTGTTGGTCGATCTGAAATATATGCATTAGGAATTTGAATATTTAACTCTTTGTATGTTGATATACTGTCGCATGAATATATATATCCTTTAACTCCACTATACGTTTCTTTCAATGCATTTGGATAATATTCTTCCAGGCACAACCTACCATCTTTATCAAATCCATACGGTCCCCATTTATGCCAGAAGCCCTCAAACTTAAAATGCTTTTCCTTACAAAATTTTTCAATAGCATTGCTTAAATACACCAATACATTCTCTCTTTTGTCTGAAAAGTAAATTAAAGGAATATTGTGATTTGATATATTTGGTTTTAAAATTTTTATATTTTTCGTCTGTGATGCATGAAAAAAAGTCATTGTTCCTCCGTTTTTATTATTTTCTCTTACCTACAAATTATATTCCCTAATGGCTTCCAACGTTCTCCTTGCTGCCAGTTCATTCTCATCTATTTTTTCAAAAGTTTCCTTATCCACCCACTTGTAATCTATTGTTTCACCCTCCTGCAAAACAACCGAGTTTTTGTCGAAATCAGACACACATAAATATATAATGTAAAGGGAATGATGACCGTCATGTACAACTCGTGTAATTTCCTTCATTTTATCAGCGTTCAAGCCTGTTTCTTCTTTCAATTCCCTAATTGCTGCTTCTAATCCGTTTTCGCCTTGCAAAGCAGAGCCTCCAGCTGTAACTTCCCATTCACCACCATGATGTTTGCGTAAATCACGTTGCATTAACAAATATGAACCGTCTGTATGTTTTACTATTACTTCGCTAACCAAATGATAAATACCATCCGGGATTGTTTCTCCTCTAACTAAAGTCGTATTTTCTATTTTATTAAATTTTTTATCATATGCATCCCATAATTCGGCCATAATAATCTCCTTACACAATACATCTTATCTCTGCACATGTTTCCATATATTTGATGTACTAACAAAATATAATCTATATATATTCAATTGGCAAAGCTATCAGGTTTTCTCTTAAATATGTTTTTTTATCTATCAGACAAAGAATAATTCCCATACCTCTTTTTTTATCAGGTATCTTGTCAAGGACCTGATTTGTGGCTCCCATAATAGCCTTTGGATTACCTGACATTTTTATTTCAACAGGATATAATACTCCATTCTCTTCGATAATTAAATCTATTTCATTTTCTCCTGTTTTTCTTTTGTCCTTACCTCTATAGTAATAAATATTGAAACGATAATCTTTACCTTCATTAGAATACGTTTTTAAGATTTCAGAAATAACAAATGTTTCAAACATATTTCCGGCTACTGCCGAATTCTTTAGTGCATCAGCTGTCAACCATCTTGTCAGATAACAGGCAAGTCCTGTGTCCCTAAAATATATTTTTGGTGTTTTTATAGCTCTGTTTAATGCGCTTGCACTATATGGCTGTAACAAATAAACTATCCCTGTTCTTTCTAAAATTGATATCCATTTTTTTACAGTCATTTCACTTATACCTATGTCACTTGCAATATTTGCATAATTAAGTAGCTCACCTGTTCGGGCTGCAACAGCCGTTAAAAATTTTGTAAATGTAATACTGTCAGTAGCAATCAACTCATTTATGTCTCTTTCTAAATATGTTGATACATAAGATGAATAAAACTCCTGCCAATCTCGATCTATATCGTATAATTCAGGATATGAACCCTTATGAATAATTTCCCATACGTTATCATATTTCTTTAATTCTGTTTCACGCTCTTTCAAATAATCCTCTGTAGGCACAAAATGTTTATTAAATTTTATCTTTTTAATTTCACGCATGGACAAACCTGAAAGTTCAAAAATTGATACTCTGCCAGCCAGTGATTCGCTAATTCCCTTCATAAGTTCTAATTTTTGAGAACCCGACAATATGAACTGTCCTCTTTCATCAGATTCATCTACTATTTGTTTAATCTCTTCCAGAATTGCGCCCTCTTTCTGTACTTCATCAATAAAGAGAGGACATGGGTTATTCAAAAAGAATAATTTAGGTTCTTCTTTAGCTTGTATTCTAGTTAATCTATCGTCAAAATTAGTTCTATTGTATTCTGAAAATTCATGTTTAATTAATGTTGATTTTCCAACCTGTCTTGCACCAACGACTAAAGTACATTTACTTTTTTGTACTCTATCTTTAAGAATTGGTGAAATGTTTCTTTCAATATATGACATTTTGATCCTCCATATAAACAATATTTAAGATTATTATAAACATTCTTCAAATAATATTCAAGCGACTAATCCATAATAAGAATATGGATTAGTCGCTTTTGTAATAATAATGTATGTTTTCGATTAATATAAATTAATTTTCTTTTACACATTCCTTATATTCATCTTATCTTTCAATTTATTTATAAGAACTGTCTTTCCTACACCTCTTAATCCACTAAATATAACTGATTGAATAGGTATATTCATATTTACATTATATCAAATTTTTATGTTCTATACACTAAATACATGTGTATTATCGTAGAAATATTCCTATACGATACTATAACTTTTTATTTTCACTTTATTAGTATGTATTTTTTCACAATTATAACAATTTTTTATTATTCTTTTTTCTTTTTTTCCGTTGTTGTGGTCAAGCTTTTCTGTCATATTTAATGATTTCCGGTGTTCCCCCAATTTTTAAATGGGGGAATAATTTTGAGCATTTGTTGCTTGATTTCAATTTCATTTTTTCCTATTTGGAGAATTCTTTTTATAAAGTTGGGGAGTATTTTTGTTCCCCAACTTTATAATCAGCAATGACTCATAGCTGAAATTCTCACTTTTCGAATTTCTTCATTATAATATTCTTCCAGTGTCTGTGTCTTCGCCACTCCAAATTTCTTAATGTCATTACCGGAGAGAACTGGCTTGTGCTGCCTCCCTCCCAGATTTCTTCCTTTTCATGACAACATCTCTTTCACACAAGTACTTCGATAATCACTTGGTGATATTTTATATTTTTCTTTAAATACTCGGTTAAACGTTCTCTGACTTTCAAATCCACTATCCAGACAAATATTTGTAATAGAATCACTCGTATTTTCCAAACGATGGCATGCATAGTTCAGCCTTGCATCGTTAAGATATTGATTAAAGTTTCTATGGAATGTCTTGGAAAAGAGTCTGGATAAAACATATTTGCCCACGCCCAGGTCTTTTGCCATCTCTTCTAACGAAAACTTCTTCTTGAAATTTGCTGATATATAGGAAACTGTCTGGTAAATAAGATCATTGCTCCCAACACTGCTCTTTTCTACCAAATTTAATTTTCCTATGCAGCGTGCCAACACAATTTGAAGATATGCCTGTGCAACAGTAATATCCGACTGTTCTGTCTCTAAAATTGCATTTATAACCCTATATACCTCCGGTTCAACCTTTTCCGCTTTGATGATTGGGTATTCAGGAGCCATGGATTGCATGATATCTGCAAATTTGTCTATCGAAAATGGCGATGCAATCAGATAAGTCGCTTTATTTACACCGGGTGTCAGTACCTGATAGTGATGAATAACATCTGGAAATACAAAGCCTATATCTCCTTTTTCCATATGGTATAGTTCCTGTCCGACACCAAGTTCTAATGATCCACTTGTTACACAAACGATCTCCAGTGCATTATGAAGATGTGGTTCAATATGTTTTGACTTCCTATTTATTGCTATAATCTCCTCTTTTGTGTCAACATATTTTAACTGCATGAAATACTCCCCTTTGCAACATTTGTCTATATCTTCTTTCGATTTGGCAAGCAATCCTTTTACACCTATCTTATAATCAACTTGTAAATAAGGAAAGGAGGAATTGCAAATGAGCAACCTAAAAAAATATATGAATGACCTTTTAGTATTCTACACTGAATATTTTGAGCATCCTTACCATGTATAAATACTAAAAGGACTATTTTGTGAAAACTGAATATTTTCTTAAGGCCATTTCACAAAAATGAAGTGGTCCTTTTTTATTTTCAAAATACAGTTCTATCACTTTATATATAGAAAAAAGCACTGTCTCATCGAGCAACGACCAGACAACGCTTTCTCCTGTCAATTCTAATTTATGTCTGATGCATCCGTTACTTCATCTGCAGTAATTTTTTTTTCTGCTTTCAGTTTTTTATTTGCATCTTCTACATTCATTCTTGAAAGTGCAAACATAATCAATACATCAAAGATTAACGGAAGCCAAAGATACATAAACTGCATCATGTCAAGTGCAGACTGCGGCTGAGTTGCATTTGTTCCGACATATCCACTGAACTCAAGCATCCATCCAACAACAGCGGTTCCAATACCTCCACCGATTTTTACGCCAAGAGAAGTACAAGAATACATCGTTCCGTCAATTCTCTTTCCCTGTGTAAGATAAGTGTATTCAGAGCAGGATGCGATAACTGCATTCATATCTCCCTGCCATGGTCCCTGACCTAAGGCTGCAAGAGCTGTAAACGCCATCATCAGCGGAACACTGCCCATATATCCGGCAACAACAACAAGTGCTCTACCAATGACTGCTAAAACATAACCTCTTAAGTTCAGTTTATACATACCTTTCCATTTACCAACTAATGTCGGTGTGAAAATCAGGGCAATGATCAGTGGAATATTTACTGCCCATGCAAATTGTCCAAACAAGTTCTTATTTTTCAGTACCCATGTCATGTAATAAATGCCAGCTCCAATCATGGCACCATATAACTGCTGTAAAATATATGTTCCACAAATCATCATGTAATATTTGTTTTTAACAAGAAGTTTGAATGCCTGTACCATTCCGTACTTTTCATTATCATCCTTTACTTCTCCTTCGTTAAGTTCTTCCTCAGGAAGTTCCTTAACAGAAAGTGCTGAAATCGTATTTATAACAAGACCAATGATTGCATAGATAATAGCAACCATTCTCCATGCTGCAGCATCTCCACCACATTTATCTACAAATCCAACTGTAATTGCCTGAATCAGAAGACTTGTTGAAAACGCAAAAATAAAACGATAAGATCCCATCTGCACACGCTCTTTGCTGTTCTTTGTAATCAGTGACGTAAGTGCTGAATAAGCAATATTGTTTGCTGTATAAAACACACCATTTAACAGTGTGTAAGAGATAAAGAACCATGCATATTTAGCCGTTGTTCCCAAGCTGACCGGTACTGCAAAACAGCAGACCAGCGTAATGGCACAACCAATATATCCGTATAGCATCCAGGGTTTCGCTTTTCCCATTTTACTGTGTGTTTTGTCAATCATTGCTCCAAAAAATATATCCGTAAAACCATCAAATAGTTTTGATACGGCAATCAGGGTACCTACGACACCTGCAGCAAGTCCTACCGAGTCCGTCAGATAGACCATCATAAAAGATGTCAGGAACGCATAGACTACATTACCTGCAATATCACCTGATCCGTATCCAATTTTGTTATACCATTTCAAATACTTTTTTTCTTCCATAGAATTTCTCTGCTCCTCATCTTCATCGCACTTAGAATCTCAATATGGCTAACCATATGATATCTAATTCTGTTTTTTTCTCTGATTTTGTCTGATTGCTCTGTATATCCGGATTTTACATTACAATCAGACTCTCTTTCCTTGTTTACGGGTTACATGAAACTTTATTATCCCTTTACATACGGTATCAGTGTAAACTTAAACCGGAATAATACATCATCAAATCGGTACTGCTCCAATACAACTGGACCACAACTATTAGAACCAATGCCATTTAATGCGTAGTCAACACAGAATACTACACTATCTGATTCTATTAATTCATAATTATGCTTTTTCTTCTCAAGTTCTTCCTGTGTATAATAAGAAGCATTGAATGAAAATGCCTTTTCTGCGGATGCCACAATTCCATATCGGCTGTTGTTAAGCTCTACATATTCACAATCATAATGGCTTCCATTTTCCTGTGGACGGATATAGTCCTCATGTAAATCCCCTACATCTGCCCGGTACAAACCGTGGCTCGCAGCCTGATGTTTATCACAATAACTTTCCTGTGGTCCCATTCCAAAGTATCTTACAGCTGAAAGTTTTTTATCCAGGAACATCCTCACACCAAATCTCGGAAGATCCGGGAATTCATCGTCTTTTGTTACTGCAATATCTGCATCAATCTTTCCAGCAGCTTCTATTTTCCATGTAATCGTCACATCAAGAATCTTCTGTACTGTCTCTGCCACAACGGAAGCATGGCTTGTAATCTTCACACCATGTTTTCCCTGCACAACCTCTGTCGTATAGGCTCTTGTGTAAGCCTTATCATAGTGGGCTTTCTTCCATTCAGACTTGATGTACATATCGTTATCTGTTGGAGCTCTCCAAATATTTAATTCCATCGGATGGTTCAAGTATTCCCGCCCTGCGAATTTCATCTCTATAAAGAGTGCAGTACGTTTGTCTATGGTATAGGCAAATTCACGCCCCTTGATATGAATCTGTGTATCATTTTCATTTACCTGTAATTCAGAGTCCACTACTGTTTTTGGTATCCATTTCTCTGCAAGTTTACATTTTGTATCCTCTTTACTTACCTCAATTTCATCAAATCCAAGAATATGGTCTTCATCCAACAGTGGCAATTCTTTTTTCAGATGGTAAATAAGTTTTAAATAACATTTCCCATTCTCTGGAACATTGATCTTCAGGTTTGTTTTTCCTTCCCCGTGTGGTGCCACAGAAAACTCCGAAAGTATGCCTTTGCTAATCACAAGACCATCCTGTGTCAGCTCATAACTAATCTTCACATAATCTTTCAAGTCATCAAAATCCATGTAGTTATGAAGCACCAGTTCTCCGCTTTCTTTGTTATAGGAAATAACTCTTGCCGGGCGATAAACATTCTTGTATTCCAAAAGTCCTGTATGTGCCGTTCTGTCCGGATATACTAATCCATCCATACAGAAGTTGCCATCATGAATTTCTTCGCCATGGTCGCCCCCATAAGCATATATAGTCTTTCCATTCTCAGCAGTTCCATGAGCAATCGCATGGTCACACCATTCCCAGACAAAGCCGCCGCACATTTTATCATTATCCTGAATCATCTGGAAGTAATCTTCAAAATCTCCAGGTCCATTTCCCATGCTGTGACAGTACTCTACCAAAAGGAATGGTTTGCTTCCATCTTTATCCAGATATTCCTGAATTTCGGAAAGCGCCGGGTACATCCGGCTGTACATATCCAGATTGCTGTAATCATATGTTTCATCATAATTACGGTATCTTGCACTCTCATATTGTGTGATACGGTCTGGATCAAAATTCTTTGTCCATTCCAGTGCTTTTTCAAAGTTGCAGCCATAAGCACTCTCATTTCCCATTGACCACATAACAATACAGAAACGGTTTTTGTCACGTTCCACCATGAGTTTTACGCGATCAACGATTGCCTTTTCCCATACCGGATCATCTGCAATCTTCTCATTCCATCGTTTGAATCGATTGTAATCAGTGTCTTCTTTTCTGTAGAGCATAAATGGACCATGAGCTTCAATATCTGCTTCATCTATTACCATAAATCCATACTTGTCACACATTTCATAGAAAAATGGTGCGTTCGGATAGTGGCTGGAACGGATCGCATTAAAATTATGCTGCTTCATTAATGTAAGATCGGTTGTAATCTGTTCCGGATTGATTGTAAATCCAGTAACCGGATCAGAATCATGTCGATTGACACCACGGAATTTAATCTTCTGTCCATTTAAATAAATAACCTGGTCTTTAATCTCTATCTTTCTTAATGCAATGTGATCTACAATT containing:
- a CDS encoding GNAT family N-acetyltransferase, coding for MKYTIKENQLDYETYYNLRESVGWNNWSKVQAQKALKKSYYSIVIYDNENENAIGMGRVVGDGIYFTIVDIVVRPEYQGKKIGTAIINSILNYIERNMYDGSRVSVQLLAEAGKEQFYIKQGFKLVPHQYCGPALRKIIYKK
- a CDS encoding NUDIX hydrolase, which encodes MAELWDAYDKKFNKIENTTLVRGETIPDGIYHLVSEVIVKHTDGSYLLMQRDLRKHHGGEWEVTAGGSALQGENGLEAAIRELKEETGLNADKMKEITRVVHDGHHSLYIIYLCVSDFDKNSVVLQEGETIDYKWVDKETFEKIDENELAARRTLEAIREYNL
- a CDS encoding ATP-binding protein, producing MSYIERNISPILKDRVQKSKCTLVVGARQVGKSTLIKHEFSEYNRTNFDDRLTRIQAKEEPKLFFLNNPCPLFIDEVQKEGAILEEIKQIVDESDERGQFILSGSQKLELMKGISESLAGRVSIFELSGLSMREIKKIKFNKHFVPTEDYLKERETELKKYDNVWEIIHKGSYPELYDIDRDWQEFYSSYVSTYLERDINELIATDSITFTKFLTAVAARTGELLNYANIASDIGISEMTVKKWISILERTGIVYLLQPYSASALNRAIKTPKIYFRDTGLACYLTRWLTADALKNSAVAGNMFETFVISEILKTYSNEGKDYRFNIYYYRGKDKRKTGENEIDLIIEENGVLYPVEIKMSGNPKAIMGATNQVLDKIPDKKRGMGIILCLIDKKTYLRENLIALPIEYI
- a CDS encoding helix-turn-helix domain-containing protein yields the protein MQLKYVDTKEEIIAINRKSKHIEPHLHNALEIVCVTSGSLELGVGQELYHMEKGDIGFVFPDVIHHYQVLTPGVNKATYLIASPFSIDKFADIMQSMAPEYPIIKAEKVEPEVYRVINAILETEQSDITVAQAYLQIVLARCIGKLNLVEKSSVGSNDLIYQTVSYISANFKKKFSLEEMAKDLGVGKYVLSRLFSKTFHRNFNQYLNDARLNYACHRLENTSDSITNICLDSGFESQRTFNRVFKEKYKISPSDYRSTCVKEMLS
- a CDS encoding MFS transporter; the protein is MEEKKYLKWYNKIGYGSGDIAGNVVYAFLTSFMMVYLTDSVGLAAGVVGTLIAVSKLFDGFTDIFFGAMIDKTHSKMGKAKPWMLYGYIGCAITLVCCFAVPVSLGTTAKYAWFFISYTLLNGVFYTANNIAYSALTSLITKNSKERVQMGSYRFIFAFSTSLLIQAITVGFVDKCGGDAAAWRMVAIIYAIIGLVINTISALSVKELPEEELNEGEVKDDNEKYGMVQAFKLLVKNKYYMMICGTYILQQLYGAMIGAGIYYMTWVLKNKNLFGQFAWAVNIPLIIALIFTPTLVGKWKGMYKLNLRGYVLAVIGRALVVVAGYMGSVPLMMAFTALAALGQGPWQGDMNAVIASCSEYTYLTQGKRIDGTMYSCTSLGVKIGGGIGTAVVGWMLEFSGYVGTNATQPQSALDMMQFMYLWLPLIFDVLIMFALSRMNVEDANKKLKAEKKITADEVTDASDIN
- a CDS encoding glycoside hydrolase family 2 TIM barrel-domain containing protein produces the protein MIVPRYYENLSVLHENTMPARAYYIPASGRMDNLVEHREESDRMQLLNGTWKFQYFNSIYDIQDSFFEKNYDTENFEEIQVPSVWQMAGYDTHQYTNIRYPFPFDPPYVPQDIPCGAYVHTFEYSRDEKAPKSFLNFEGVDSCFYVWINGSYIGYSQVSHMTSEFDVTDVLQDGTNTVAVLVMKWCDGSYLEDQDKFRMSGIFRDVYILKRPKQAISDYHIKTRIEDMLAKVEIEMKFYSPLNVKISIEDRNGAVVALGSIAEEGTAVLEIASPELWNTENPYLYKLILETENEVIVDHIALRKIEIKDQVIYLNGQKIKFRGVNRHDSDPVTGFTINPEQITTDLTLMKQHNFNAIRSSHYPNAPFFYEMCDKYGFMVIDEADIEAHGPFMLYRKEDTDYNRFKRWNEKIADDPVWEKAIVDRVKLMVERDKNRFCIVMWSMGNESAYGCNFEKALEWTKNFDPDRITQYESARYRNYDETYDYSNLDMYSRMYPALSEIQEYLDKDGSKPFLLVEYCHSMGNGPGDFEDYFQMIQDNDKMCGGFVWEWCDHAIAHGTAENGKTIYAYGGDHGEEIHDGNFCMDGLVYPDRTAHTGLLEYKNVYRPARVISYNKESGELVLHNYMDFDDLKDYVKISYELTQDGLVISKGILSEFSVAPHGEGKTNLKINVPENGKCYLKLIYHLKKELPLLDEDHILGFDEIEVSKEDTKCKLAEKWIPKTVVDSELQVNENDTQIHIKGREFAYTIDKRTALFIEMKFAGREYLNHPMELNIWRAPTDNDMYIKSEWKKAHYDKAYTRAYTTEVVQGKHGVKITSHASVVAETVQKILDVTITWKIEAAGKIDADIAVTKDDEFPDLPRFGVRMFLDKKLSAVRYFGMGPQESYCDKHQAASHGLYRADVGDLHEDYIRPQENGSHYDCEYVELNNSRYGIVASAEKAFSFNASYYTQEELEKKKHNYELIESDSVVFCVDYALNGIGSNSCGPVVLEQYRFDDVLFRFKFTLIPYVKG